In Mycteria americana isolate JAX WOST 10 ecotype Jacksonville Zoo and Gardens chromosome 3, USCA_MyAme_1.0, whole genome shotgun sequence, a single genomic region encodes these proteins:
- the FNDC4 gene encoding fibronectin type III domain-containing protein 4 isoform X2, which translates to MSCQAALLLLVLELNEVNFPTDEHLNSSEDRPPSPVNVTVTQLKANSATVSWDVPEGDVVIGYAILQQRQDGQMQRFIREVNTTNRACVLWDLAEDADYIIQVQSIGLYGESQASKRVHFRTLKETDRLPSNSSNQGDITMEGLDKDRQLQTGEIIIIVAVLLMWAAVIALFCRQYDIIKDNDSNNNKEKTKPSSEHSTPERPSGGLLRSKKSPSVNIIEV; encoded by the exons ATGTCATGCCAGGCAGCCCTGCTTCTGCTAGTGCTGGAGCTGAATGAAGTAAACTTTCCAACAGATGAACATCTGAACAGCAGTGAAG ACAGGCCACCGTCCCCTGTCAACGTGACTGTGACGCAGCTGAAGGCAAACTCTGCCACAGTCTCCTGGGACGTCCCAGAAGGAGACGTGGTCATCGGCTATGCCATCTTACAGCAG CGGCAAGATGGACAGATGCAGCGCTTCATCCGGGAGGTGAACACCACCAACCGGGCCTGCGTGCTGTGGGACTTGGCGGAGGATGCTGATTACATCATCCAGGTGCAGAGCATCGGCCTGTACGGAGAAAGCCAGGCCAGTAAGCGTGTCCACTTCCGGACCCTGAAGGAGACCGACCGCCTCCCTTCCAACAGCTCCAACCAAG GTGACATCACCATGGAAGGGCTGGACAAAGACAGGCAGCTGCAGACAGGAGAGATTATCATCATCGTGGCTGTGCTGCTCATGTGGGCAG CCGTGATCGCCCTCTTCTGCAGACAGTATGACATCATCAAGGACAATGATTCCAACAACAACAAGGAAAAGACAAAGCCATCCTCGGAGCACAGCACGCCAGAGCGACCGAGCGGAGGGCTGCTGCGGAGCAAG AAGTCTCCCTCGGTCAATATAATTGAGGTGTAA
- the FNDC4 gene encoding fibronectin type III domain-containing protein 4 isoform X1, with product MSCQAALLLLVLELNEVNFPTDEHLNSSEDRPPSPVNVTVTQLKANSATVSWDVPEGDVVIGYAILQQRQDGQMQRFIREVNTTNRACVLWDLAEDADYIIQVQSIGLYGESQASKRVHFRTLKETDRLPSNSSNQGDITMEGLDKDRQLQTGEIIIIVAVLLMWAAVIALFCRQYDIIKDNDSNNNKEKTKPSSEHSTPERPSGGLLRSKKKSPSVNIIEV from the exons ATGTCATGCCAGGCAGCCCTGCTTCTGCTAGTGCTGGAGCTGAATGAAGTAAACTTTCCAACAGATGAACATCTGAACAGCAGTGAAG ACAGGCCACCGTCCCCTGTCAACGTGACTGTGACGCAGCTGAAGGCAAACTCTGCCACAGTCTCCTGGGACGTCCCAGAAGGAGACGTGGTCATCGGCTATGCCATCTTACAGCAG CGGCAAGATGGACAGATGCAGCGCTTCATCCGGGAGGTGAACACCACCAACCGGGCCTGCGTGCTGTGGGACTTGGCGGAGGATGCTGATTACATCATCCAGGTGCAGAGCATCGGCCTGTACGGAGAAAGCCAGGCCAGTAAGCGTGTCCACTTCCGGACCCTGAAGGAGACCGACCGCCTCCCTTCCAACAGCTCCAACCAAG GTGACATCACCATGGAAGGGCTGGACAAAGACAGGCAGCTGCAGACAGGAGAGATTATCATCATCGTGGCTGTGCTGCTCATGTGGGCAG CCGTGATCGCCCTCTTCTGCAGACAGTATGACATCATCAAGGACAATGATTCCAACAACAACAAGGAAAAGACAAAGCCATCCTCGGAGCACAGCACGCCAGAGCGACCGAGCGGAGGGCTGCTGCGGAGCAAG AAGAAGTCTCCCTCGGTCAATATAATTGAGGTGTAA